The genomic segment CCGGATGCGCAGGTGGATATCTATAAAGGTTTGGCCGGCGTGCGTTCCCCGTGGATACAGACGCGCGAAGTGCAGGCATTGGAGGGGATTTCCTCACAGTACGGGCGTCAACGTGAAAACGATCCATCGCTGGATGCCATTCGTTTCAAACGTACACGCAAAGTGCTCAAAGCCAAACCCGGAAGCAATGTATCGCAAATGCATTACGCGAAAAAAGGCATCATCACTCCGGAAATGGAATACATCGCTATTCGTGAAAATCAAAAACGGGAGTCGGCGATAGCAGAATATGCGAAACAACATCCCGGCGAACATTTTGGCGCTTCGATTCCGCCGGTGATTACCCCGGAGTTTGTGCGCAGCGAAGTGGCGCGCGGACGGGCGATTATTCCGGCCAATATCAATCACCCCGAGATCGAACCTATGATCATAGGTCGTAATTTTTTGGTCAAGATCAATGCCAATATCGGTAATTCGGCTGTGGCCTCGAGCATTGAAGAAGAAGTGGAAAAAATGATTTGGGCGATCCGTTGGGGTGCGGATACGGTGATGGATCTTTCCACCGGAAAAAATATACATGAAACGCGCGAATGGATACTCCGGAATGCACCCGTACCTATCGGTACCGTGCCGATCTATCAGGCGCTCGAAAAAGTCGGCGGTAAAGCGGAGGAACTTACCTGGGAAATTTACCGCGACACGCTGATCGAACAAGCCGAACAAGGCGTGGATTATTTTACGATTCATGCCGGTGTTTTATTGCGGTATGTGCCCCTCACAGCCAAACGTGTGACGGGTATCGTGTCACGCGGCGGTTCGATATTGGCTAAGTGGTGTCTCGCGCATCATAAAGAAAATTTTTTGTACACGCATTTCGAAGAAATCTGTGAGATCATGAAGGCCTATGACGTGAGTTTTAGTTTGGGTGACGGTTTGCGTCCGGGTTCCATCGCCGATGCCAATGACGATGCGCAGTTCGGGGAATTGGAAACGCTCGGCGAGCTTACGAAAATCGCATGGAAACATGATGTGCAGACAATGATCGAAGGGCCGGGCCATATCCCGATGCACATGGTGCAGGTCAACATGACCAAACAACTTGAAGTGTGCGGTGAAGCGCCGTTTTATACGCTGGGGCCGCTGACGACGGACATCGCGCCGGG from the bacterium genome contains:
- the thiC gene encoding phosphomethylpyrimidine synthase ThiC; translation: MSNNNVKIPNAQSKITRDPFPASKKIYVEGSLPGVYVPMREIQINSRGAHGVKSNGSSTEQVTVYDTSGPYTDPDAQVDIYKGLAGVRSPWIQTREVQALEGISSQYGRQRENDPSLDAIRFKRTRKVLKAKPGSNVSQMHYAKKGIITPEMEYIAIRENQKRESAIAEYAKQHPGEHFGASIPPVITPEFVRSEVARGRAIIPANINHPEIEPMIIGRNFLVKINANIGNSAVASSIEEEVEKMIWAIRWGADTVMDLSTGKNIHETREWILRNAPVPIGTVPIYQALEKVGGKAEELTWEIYRDTLIEQAEQGVDYFTIHAGVLLRYVPLTAKRVTGIVSRGGSILAKWCLAHHKENFLYTHFEEICEIMKAYDVSFSLGDGLRPGSIADANDDAQFGELETLGELTKIAWKHDVQTMIEGPGHIPMHMVQVNMTKQLEVCGEAPFYTLGPLTTDIAPGYDHITSGIGAAMIGWYGCAMLCYVTPKEHLGLPNRDDVKDGVITYKIAAHAADLAKGHPGAQIRDNALSKARFEFRWEDQFNLSLDPDTAREFHDETLPAEGAKVAHFCSMCGPHFCSMKITQDVRDYAESIKTDETKALEVGMREKAEEFKKTGSKIYVEV